DNA from Bradyrhizobium diazoefficiens USDA 110:
ATTCCGCCCCTGGGCACCATCCTCTTGAAGGTTCCTTTTCCTTCAATAAGTTAAACCCCTACAGTGACTTGCGCTCGCCCGACTGTGTAACAACGGTGAGCAACATGCTGTATCGGGTGGTGCGTCCAATGAAGCGCGATGGCTCGCGGTTTCAGCTCTATGTGCGACGGATTCCGGTGGATGTGCGGGAGCGGCTCGTTGGTCGCACACTGCATTTTCCGCTCGGTGCGGAGACGCATGCGGTGACGATCTCGCCCCGTGCTCAGGCCATCCGGTTTTCCCTTCGAGCCGATGAGCCGGCAGAGGTCAAAACGAGGATCGCGGCGGCCGATCAGTATCTTGAGCGCATCCTCCGCGCCTTCCGGGATGATAGCCCTACCTCCCTCACCAATGCGCAGGCAACGGCCTTGGCCGGACGCCTCTACAGGGCATGGGCCGGGGGTGAGGGACGCGAGCGCACGTATGCAGTGGAGCAGGGCCATGATGGCAAGATGCGTCCGGTGCCGCATGATCCCGAGGACGATGCCGTAATCTTCGAGGCGGCCTTGATGCGTCTTGTGCGCTTGGAGACCATAGGCAAACACGAAATGGATAAGCCGGCACCGCGGCGCAACCCATTTGATCTCGACAATCTTCCACCCGCAGATCAGTGCCCGGAGACTTCTGCCCTTGAGATTCATCTGGGGCGCCTTGTTGATCGATTGCTTCTATCTGAAGGAATTCGGCGGGTTGATGCCGCGTCGCGCGGGCTGCTGCTGAGAGCTTTTTGGCTGGCGCTGCGTGATGCGTTTGAGGTCCGCCTCCGGAATGCTCAAGGCGACTACAGTCCTGACCCGAAGTCGGAACGCTTCCCTGCTTGGGTCGCGCCGAACGGGGACAGTGCTACCATCAAGCAATCGGTCCTAAAGCGGGGCTCGTTGACCTCGTTGCTGCGCAGAAGCTTAATTCTTCGCCAGAACACGTTGGAAAGTCTTTAAGCCGACTTTCCCACGAAGCGAAGGAATTGGGAGTTCCTGAACTTCAGATTGAGTGGGCCGAGCTTGCTGTCAAAGCCAATCCCAGCGACCCCGTTACATTTGCTCATTTGGCTGACGCCTTGATTTCCGCATTTAGGTTCAACGAGGCCTTGGCCGCTATCGACTCTATGAAGTCGCTAGGGGCGTCGCTCTCCGCTGAGAACGCTCGCGCGCGCATCCTGAGAATGACTGGACGCCTTGTGGAAGCTAGAGCGGCCTACAGGGCGGCTGCGCAGGCTCATATGGATGAGCCGGCTGTAGTTCATTCACTGGCTGGAGCGGCCGAAATCTTACGCGATATGAACCGCTACGAGGAGGCGTTGGCGGAGTACACCGAATTGACAGAGACTTACCCGTTAGAGGGCACAATCTGGTGTGGCAGAGCGTCCGTTTTGATGGACCTGGGCCGTTTCGATGAAGCTATATCTACCTTCCGCATCTCTGAGACGCATGGTTCTGCTCTCATTCCAAAGAATGGAACGGCAACAGCGTACAAGAGGCGGGGAGAGTTCACGAAAGCTCTAAAGCTTTTCAACGAAGTCGCGAAGGAATTTCCTAACGATCCAGTAGCACTTTGCGGTCGGGCAGAGATCTATCGGGATCAAGGGAATTTTGAGGCCGCGCTAGATGATTATCGAAGGGCTCGCGATCGATCGCCTTTTAATCCCACTCCCATAATTGGAGTGGTTGAAACCCTTAAGGAGCTGCGTCGGTTCTACGATTTCTGCGCTCAAAGACGCGCTAGGTATCGGATTCGAACCTTTGGCTGCCGTAGTGAAGGATTTAGCAATGACCGCCGCGCTCCTTTCAGCTGACGAAGTTAGTTTCACCGAGCGGCGGACGCGAGGGGATCCGCTACCCAGTTAAGGGAGTTTGAGGCCGCAGTTGAGGGATCGCAGGCTGTCATGAATAGATGGCTGGGAACGCTCTCTTCTTGGGTCGCTGAGGGCGGGCCTCTACTAACGACATTCCACAGCCAAGTGCGTTCAGGTGCGCGGATTCCGCAGGATAACAAGTGGGACGAACAGCGAACTTCGGCGGAAAATACAATCAATCCTGGTTATTTCGATAACCTGAGCTTTTCTGCTCTTTGCTTAAATGGGCGTGGGATGCCGCACTACGGGGACTATAGTGTCACCTTGAAAACCTCGCTGATTTCGTCGCGGTCGTCGGTCTTCGAAGAAAATCCTTTCCTCTTTAACAGGCGGCACGCGGTCTACTCGGGCGACAAGTGCCCACCCGGCTACCGAGCCTCATGGGCGAATCGCTCGAAGCTGGCGGCTTCCAAGCTGGCGTCGAAAATAAATGGGGCTACCACTAATGGGGATTTTCCGGCCATCTTGCTTCAAGAAGATACTACAAATGCCGGTGAGGACGACTTTGTCGAAGTCCATACTTATGGACCGTTGCACCAGCTCACTATACAACATGTGAAAGGTCCAGTGCCTCCCCGGAGGGCTGATCGAGCTTTGTGGAATCAGGTCAAACGAAGGCTCCGCAGCCTCGGCGCTTCATGGGACGAAGTGTGATGGAATTTATTATCTCAGGCCAAGCTGGGGTATTTGCGTCTCTAAAGCCGGCTGCTCTTTACAGCTTGGATGGCGAAGCGCCGGTCGCTCTCAAAGGCCACAATCTAGGATTGGCATTCCACGGGTGTAGTGACACCAAGCGTATTGCTGTTCATTCGGTCGATCAAGCACGGAGGGAGTGCGAGCTAAGCTGGGCGAAAGATCGTTCGCTTCGATGTATCCTGCTATTTCTTGATCCGACTGAAGAGCCAAGTGACCGGCTGGAATTTGCTGAGTGCGCCGAAGAGCTCATCCGGGATTTCTCAACCCGCGCGTTCCTACTCGATCAGCTTTCGTGCTCACCCCTACCGGATTTGACCGACTTTACCTTGGTCGCCAACATAAAGACCTCATGCCCCGAGACCTGGAGCATCCTCGATGAGGTTTTGGCAAATCAGCCGATAATCAGGACCGTTAGTGAGGCGTTGCAAAACAAGCTGAAGGAGTTCTTGGACGATCCGAAGCAGCGCGCCGCAATGTTTGATGCGCTACGGGTGCGCGTGTCGGTGAGATGGCACAGTTACGAAAGGAGGACCTCCACAAGCACGGCCGGGATATCTGGTACCTCACTGTCACGCCTGAGGCGGGCACTGTGAAGACCAACGAAGCAAGGGATGTGGTTCTGCATCCTCACCTGATTGAAATGGGCTTTGTGGAGTTCGTGAGGACTGCACCGCGTGGTCATTTATTCCTGCGGCCTTCTGACGACGGTGGCGAGCAGGAGCGTGTGCTCGGGCCGTTGCAGGGCATCAAGAACAGGCTTGCGGAGTTCGCTCGTGGAGTGGTGCCGGACAAGGGTGTTGCGCCGAACCACGGCTGGAGGCACCGCTTCAAACCAATCGGCGTAAGGTCCGGGATTGACCGCCGAACACTCGATGTGATCTCCGGGCACGCCCTTGAAGGTCGCACCGTGGCGGATGGATATCATGGTGTCGAGCTTGAGGACCAAGCGGCTGCCCTCGCCAAGTATCCCCGCTATAAGATATGATCTTGGGATGTCGGCATATCGGGGAGGGTTAGATGGCGCTGCTCTTTCGCACGTCTCTTGTTATCGTAGCAGTGCTACTTCCGAATCTCGCGTTTGCCGAAATCGTTGGGGACGGTAGAAACGTTATCGATGGAGATACTTTTGAGATCGCGCTGCCATCTCACTCCGTCAAGATCAGGAT
Protein-coding regions in this window:
- a CDS encoding tetratricopeptide repeat protein, whose product is MGVPELQIEWAELAVKANPSDPVTFAHLADALISAFRFNEALAAIDSMKSLGASLSAENARARILRMTGRLVEARAAYRAAAQAHMDEPAVVHSLAGAAEILRDMNRYEEALAEYTELTETYPLEGTIWCGRASVLMDLGRFDEAISTFRISETHGSALIPKNGTATAYKRRGEFTKALKLFNEVAKEFPNDPVALCGRAEIYRDQGNFEAALDDYRRARDRSPFNPTPIIGVVETLKELRRFYDFCAQRRARYRIRTFGCRSEGFSNDRRAPFS